From a region of the Helianthus annuus cultivar XRQ/B chromosome 5, HanXRQr2.0-SUNRISE, whole genome shotgun sequence genome:
- the LOC110942760 gene encoding uncharacterized protein LOC110942760: MTAITNSCQFHGRDDEDAPAHINRLTRLCSTFSIEGVNLDARYLQVFPFSLAGRAATWLDSQPAGTYTTWAGLRDAFLAKYFPPAKASRLRNQIHSFRMEPDEPYHLAWERFQTLISRCSQHGLSDWALVEKFYNGLTPEIKASFDTSAGGQLMGKKTMNECNDLFESFAHSDMDYSTTSSATRGVNQVGLDPSVAAAFETLKQELNEIKKKVDRCEVCRGGHDTIDCPTLTLEQVEYIAGQSRGPTNPFNNSNDNSNWRGSGNNSGFRSSGNPPGFPSCQYQSRGPVYTRVVVQDREVSLVVQVRVVSLLVGGVKSRGSGSGKGSEGSLSRIEEMLTQMMV, from the coding sequence ATGACGGCCATCACCAATTCATGCCAGTTCCATGGTCGTGACGACGAGGACGCACCTGCTCACATAAACCGCCTCACTCGCCTTTGCAGCACCTTCTCTATCGAGGGTGTGAACCTCGATGCTCGATACCTTCAGGTCTTTCCATTCTCGCTCGCAGGTCGCGCAGCCACCTGGCTTGATTCTCAGCCAGCAGGCACTTACACCACTTGGGCAGGTCTTCGCGATGCCTTCTTAGCCAAATACTTCCCACCGGCCAAGGCATCCCGCCTTCGTAATCAGATTCACTCCTTCCGCATGGAGCCTGATGAGCCGTACCACCTAGCCTGGGAGCGTTTCCAAACTCTGATTTCTCGTTGTTCCCAGCATGGTTTGTCGGATTGGGCACTAGTTGAAAAGTTCTACAATGGTCTCACCCCTGAAATTAAAGCCAGTTTTGATACTTCAGCTGGAGGGCAACTTATGGGTAAAAAGACAATGAATGAGTGTAATGATTTGTTTGAGAGTTTCGCCCATTCTGATATGGACTATAGCACTACCTCCTCGGCCACTCGAGGGGTAAACCAAGTTGGCTTGGATCCATCGGTAGCTGCTGCTTTCGAGACTCTGAAACAAGAGTTGAATGAGATTAAGAAGAAAGTTGATAGGTGTGAGGTTTGTAGAGGAGGCCACGATACGATAGATTGTCCCACACTTACACTCGAGCAGGTTGAGTATATAGCCGGTCAATCTAGGGGTCCCACGAATCCGTTCAATAATTCTAATGATAACTCCAACTGGCGCGGTAGTGGCAATAATAGTGGTTTCCGCTCTTCTGGTAATCCTCCTGGTTTTCCATCTTGTCAGTATCAAAGTAGGGGCCCGGTCTATACACGAGTAGTGGTTCAGGACAGGGAGGTCAGTTTAGTGGTTCAGGTTCGAGTGGTCAGTTTGCTAGTGGGGGGGGTCAAATCAAGAGGGTCAGGTAGTGGTAAGGGTTCAGAGGGTAGTTTAAGTAGGATTGAAGAGATGCTCACTCAGATGATGGTGTGA
- the LOC110942761 gene encoding uncharacterized protein LOC110942761, translating to MEKALERYGVTQRLSTAYHPQTSGQVENANRGVKRILEKTVGKSRKDWSDKLDDALWAFRTAYKTPLGMTPFVIVYGKACHLPVALEHRALWALKTVNLDLTEAARKRFFQIHELEALRDAAYDRSWRKLKSRWSGPYVVKEVFPYGTVELFNEDTKNSWNVNGHRLKHYLGGPIDTAEEEDVPLADPPSAAA from the exons ATGGAAAAAGCGTTGGAGAGATATGGAGTAACGCAGCGCTTGTCTACCGCGTATCATCCGCAAACAAGCGGTCAAGTCGAAAATGCGAATCGAGGAGTTAAGAGGATTTTGGAAAAGACGGTGGGAAAGAGCCGAAAGGATTGGTCGGACAAATTAGATGATGCATTGTGGGCGTTTCGTACCGCCTACAAAACGCCGTTAGGAATGACCCCTTTTGTGATAGTGTATGGAAAAGCATGCCATTTGCCGGTAGCATTAGAGCATCGGGCTCTATGGGCACTTAAAACCGTGAATTTAGATTTAACCGAAGCCGCTAGAAAAAGATTCTTTCAAATTCATGAATTAGAAGCACTTCGTGATGCCGCATACGATCGTTCATGGA GAAAATTAAAGTCGAGATGGTCCGGACCGTATGTCGTGAAGGAGGTTTTCCCGTATGGTACCGTGGAGTTGTTTAATGAAGATACCAAGAATTCATGGAATGTCAACGGACATCGTTTAAAACATTACCTAGGGGGTCCCATCGACACCGCCGAAGAGGAAGACGTTCCTCTTGCGGACCCGCCTAGCGCCGCCGCATAA